The following coding sequences are from one Musa acuminata AAA Group cultivar baxijiao chromosome BXJ1-6, Cavendish_Baxijiao_AAA, whole genome shotgun sequence window:
- the LOC103970995 gene encoding pentatricopeptide repeat-containing protein At3g25210, mitochondrial translates to MAVLLPLSNRLLSKSIHRLLLVSQIPNCTHLHPFAPSRRLCDSSSQNPNPTFDPNSDARGRTPLEKQFDSWVDRLRPGFTADDVAAAIRAQADPDLALDLFRWTALRPGYRHTAPAYLAMLQVAVSGRRYAHAEALVDEVLAGACSPDLPLFNAAVRFCCSRRHLFSRAFDLFKKMLQRSTTAHTSCRPSIETYSMLLAAVLRRFGKPPVSYVYLHSVRSLARQMKASGVIPDTFALNLIIKAYSKCLEMDEAIRVFKEIGLYGCEPNEFSYGYIVQGLCQKGSVGKSMDYFKEMRAKGLVPTATVYMALVCGLALERRLDEGIEVVFDMLPNGMAPDLLTYRTVLEEMCREGRADAAFELLEELGRTKGAMDRKTYSDLLEGLHWLCQPRE, encoded by the coding sequence ATGGCagtcctcctccccctctctaatcGCCTCCTCTCCAAATCCATACATCGTCTCCTCCTCGTCTCCCAAATCCCTAATTGCACTCACCTACACCCGTTTGCTCCCTCTCGCCGCCTCTGCGATTCTTCCTCgcaaaaccctaaccctacttTTGATCCCAACTCCGACGCTCGCGGCCGTACTCCTCTGGAGAAGCAATTCGACTCGTGGGTCGACCGCCTCCGACCGGGCTTCACCGCCGACGACGTCGCAGCCGCCATCCGCGCGCAGGCTGATCCCGACCTCGCCCTCGACCTCTTCCGCTGGACCGCCCTCCGCCCCGGGTATCGCCACACCGCCCCGGCCTACCTCGCCATGCTTCAGGTCGCCGTCTCTGGCCGCCGCTACGCCCACGCCGAGGCCCTCGTCGACGAGGTCCTCGCCGGCGCCTGCTCCCCCGACCTCCCCCTCTTCAACGCCGCCGTACGTTTCTGCTGCTCCCGCCGCCACCTCTTCTCCCGCGCTTTCGACCTCTTCAAGAAGATGCTGCAGCGCAGCACCACCGCCCACACGTCGTGCCGACCCTCCATCGAGACCTACTCGATGCTCCTGGCCGCCGTCCTCCGCCGGTTCGGCAAGCCACCCGTCTCCTACGTCTACCTCCACTCCGTCCGGTCTCTGGCCCGGCAGATGAAGGCCTCGGGCGTGATCCCGGACACCTTCGCCCTCAACCTTATCATCAAGGCCTACTCCAAGTGCCTGGAGATGGACGAGGCCATCCGGGTCTTCAAGGAAATTGGGCTCTACGGCTGCGAGCCTAACGAGTTCTCCTATGGCTACATCGTGCAGGGGCTGTGCCAGAAGGGCTCGGTGGGGAAGTCCATGGACTACTTCAAGGAGATGAGGGCGAAGGGCCTGGTGCCGACCGCCACCGTCTACATGGCGTTGGTGTGCGGCCTGGCGCTGGAGCGGAGGCTCGACGAGGGGATCGAGGTGGTGTTTGACATGCTGCCCAACGGGATGGCGCCCGACTTACTAACGTACCGGACGGTGCTGGAGGAGATGTGCAGGGAGGGGCGGGCGGATGCGGCGTTCGAGCTGCTTGAGGAGCTGGGGAGGACGAAGGGCGCCATGGATCGCAAGACGTACTCCGACTTGTTGGAGGGGCTGCATTGGCTCTGCCAGCCACGTGAGTGA
- the LOC135582672 gene encoding cinnamoyl-CoA reductase 1-like, whose protein sequence is MPQCFISLLTESSNVSSSLVFPLAKTYVTSISSLSLPLAAVSMPVDATAPPTGNGQTVCVTGAGGFIASWLVKLLLQKGYTVKGTVRNPDDPKNAHLTAMEGAADRLLLCKADLLDYGALREAIDGCHGVFHTASPVTDDPEEMVEPAVRGTRYVIHAAADAGTVRRVVFTSSIGAVTMDPGRGPDVVVDESCWSDLEHCKNTRNWYCYGKAVAEKAAWEVARETGVELAVVNPVLALGPLLQPQVNASIAHILKYLDGSATRYTNAVQGYVDVRDVAEAHVRVFEEEAAAGKRFICIERVLHREDVVRILSKLFPEYPVPNTCSDEVNPRKKPYKFSNQQLKDLGVQFRSVIQSLYDTVKSLQEKGHLPLPSPKII, encoded by the exons ATGCCACAGTGCTTCATTTCCCTTCTCACCGAGTCCTCCAACGTTTCATCTTCCCTTGTCTTCCCTCTTGCCAAAACCTACGTGACATCGATCtcatctctctccctccctctcgccGCCGTCAGCATGCCCGTCGACGCTACCGCGCCACCCACCGGCAATGGCCAGACCGTGTGCGTCACCGGTGCCGGCGGTTTCATCGCCTCCTGGCTGGTGAAGCTCCTGTTGCAGAAAGGATACACCGTCAAGGGGACGGTGAGAAACCCAG ATGATCCGAAGAACGCACACCTGACGGCGATGGAGGGCGCCGCGGATCGGCTGCTGCTTTGCAAGGCTGATCTCCTCGACTACGGCGCTCTGCGAGAAGCCATCGATGGCTGCCATGGCGTCTTCCACACTGCTTCTCCCGTCACGGACGACCCT GAGGAAATGGTGGAGCCGGCTGTGAGGGGCACGAGGTACGTGATCCATGCGGCGGCCGACGCTGGCACCGTCCGTCGTGTGGTGTTTACCTCCTCGATCGGCGCGGTCACCATGGACCCCGGCCGCGGCCCCGACGTCGTGGTGGACGAGTCGTGCTGGAGCGATCTCGAGCACTGCAAGAACACAAGG AACTGGTACTGCTACGGGAAGGCGGTGGCGGAGAAGGCGGCGTGGGAGGTGGCGAGGGAGACGGGGGTGGAGCTGGCGGTGGTGAACCCGGTGCTGGCGCTGGGGCCGCTGCTGCAGCCGCAAGTGAACGCCAGCATCGCCCACATCCTCAAGTACCTGGACGGGTCGGCGACGAGGTACACCAACGCGGTGCAAGGGTACGTCGACGTGCGGGACGTGGCCGAGGCGCACGTCCGGGTGTTCGAGGAGGAGGCCGCCGCCGGCAAGCGGTTCATCTGCATCGAGCGCGTGCTCCACCGCGAGGACGTCGTCCGCATCCTCTCCAAGCTCTTCCCGGAGTATCCGGTGCCCAACAC GTGTTCCGACGAGGTGAATCCTCGAAAAAAGCCATACAAGTTCTCGAACCAACAGCTCAAGGACCTTGGCGTGCAATTTAGGTCGGTGATCCAAAGCCTCTATGACACTGTGAAGAGCCTGCAAGAGAAGGGTCATCTCCCATTGCCATCTCCAAAAATAATATGA
- the LOC135675481 gene encoding uncharacterized protein LOC135675481, whose protein sequence is MGNVTSSVAARFAFFPPEPATYEVFREGGGEGPLCLSRLPPGKNVEVHLVETKAGNRVVATFWRHPFARFTLLYSHGNAADLGQMLDLFHELRSHLRVNIMSYDYSGYGASTGKPSEFNTYYDIEAVYDCLMKEYEIKQEDLILYGQSVGSGPTLHLAARLQKLGGVVLHSAILSGIRVLYPVKVTLWFDIFKNIDKIRQVKCPVLVIHGTSDEIVDWTHGKRLWELSKEKYDPLWIKGGGHCNLETFPQFIKHLRKFINAMEKLTLVKQITQSSLSISAVTEVKYNKCLRLGKR, encoded by the exons ATGGGGAACGTGACGTCGTCGGTGGCGGCACGATTTGCGTTCTTCCCACCGGAGCCGGCGACGTACGAGGTGTTCCGGGAGGGGGGAGGAGAAGGGCCGCTGTGCCTGTCGAGGCTGCCGCCAGGGAAGAACGTGGAGGTGCACCTGGTGGAGACCAAGGCCGGGAACCGGGTGGTGGCCACCTTCTGGCGCCACCCCTTCGCCCGCTTCACCCTCCTCTACTCCCACGGCAACGCTGCCGACCTCGGCCAGATGCTCGACCTCTTCCACGAGCTCCGTTCCCACCTCCGCGTCAACATCATGAG TTATGATTACTCAGGTTATGGAGCATCTACAGGAAAG CCATCTGAGTTCAACACATACTATGACATAGAAGCAGTCTACGATTGCTTGATGAAAGAGTATGAGATAAAACAGGAGGATCTCATTTTGTATGGTCAGTCTGTTGGTAGTGGACCGACATTGCACCTGGCTGCACGTTTACAGAAACTGGGAGGTGTAGTCCTCCATAGTGCAATCCTCTCAGGCATACGAGTATTGTATCCTGTGAAAGTGACATTGTGGTTTGATATTTTTAAG AACATTGACAAAATTCGACAAGTAAAATGCCCAGTTCTTGTTATACAT GGAACCTCCGATGAGATTGTTGACTGGACTCATGGAAAACGCCTGTGGGAGCTATCGAAAGAAAAGTACGATCCATTGTGGATCAAGGGAGGCGGCCACTGCAACCTAGAGACATTTCCCCAATTTATCAAGCACCTGCGAAAATTTATCAATGCGATGGAGAAGCTCACTCTTGTGAAACAGATAACACAGAGTAGTCTGTCGATATCAGCCGTCACAGAAGTAAAATATAACAAGTGTTTGAGACTTGGCAAAAGATAG
- the LOC135675482 gene encoding deSI-like protein At4g17486 isoform X1, with protein MMFVRGPSRKRRSGAVPVYLNVYDLTPINGYAYWLGLGVYHSGVQAHGVEYAYGAHEHPTTGIFEGEPRQCPGFTFRKSILIGRTDLGPREVRALMEEMAAEYTGDTYNLVSKNCNHFCDEACLRLTGKPIPKWVNRLAKIGYLCNCVLPVQVASVRQRATDEGKSGSRGGGVENERRTLRSNSTTNSFATSAASSSDDPPTRISQPVVTISSRSAASRSRRPSSSSGAISSTLTV; from the exons ATGATGTTCGTCAGAGGGCCCTCGCGGAAGCGGCGGTCGGGGGCGGTCCCCGTCTACCTCAATGTCTACGACCTCACCCCCATCAACGGCTACGCTTACTGGCTCGGTCTCGGCGTCTACCACTCCGGCGTCCAAG CGCACGGGGTGGAGTACGCTTACGGGGCCCACGAGCACCCGACGACGGGGATCTTCGAGGGGGAGCCGCGGCAGTGCCCAGGGTTTACATTCCGCAAGTCGATCCTGATCGGGCGCACCGATCTGGGGCCGCGGGAGGTGCGGGCGCTCATGGAGGAGATGGCCGCGGAGTACACCGGCGACACCTACAACCTCGTCTCCAAGAACTGCAACCACTTCTGCGACGAGGCCTGCCTCCGCCTCACCGGCAAGCCCATCCCCAAGTGGGTCAACCGCCTCGCCAAAATCG GATACCTGTGCAACTGCGTGCTGCCGGTGCAGGTGGCGTCGGTGAGGCAACGAGCGACGGACGAGGGGAAGAGCGGCTCCCGAGGCGGCGGCGTCGAGAACGAGAGGAGGACGCTGAGGAGCAATTCCACCACCAACTCATTCGCCACCTCCGCCGCTTCTTCTTCCGACGACCCTCCCACTAGAATCTCTCAGCCTGTGGTCACCATCTCCTCTCGCTCCGCGGCGAGTAGGAGCCGccgcccttcctcctcctccggagCAATCTCCTCCACCTTGACGGTCTAA
- the LOC135675482 gene encoding deSI-like protein At4g17486 isoform X2 produces the protein MMFVRGPSRKRRSGAVPVYLNVYDLTPINGYAYWLGLGVYHSGVQAHGVEYAYGAHEHPTTGIFEGEPRQCPGFTFRKSILIGRTDLGPREVRALMEEMAAEYTGDTYNLVSKNCNHFCDEACLRLTGKPIPKWVNRLAKIGGVGEATSDGRGEERLPRRRRREREEDAEEQFHHQLIRHLRRFFFRRPSH, from the exons ATGATGTTCGTCAGAGGGCCCTCGCGGAAGCGGCGGTCGGGGGCGGTCCCCGTCTACCTCAATGTCTACGACCTCACCCCCATCAACGGCTACGCTTACTGGCTCGGTCTCGGCGTCTACCACTCCGGCGTCCAAG CGCACGGGGTGGAGTACGCTTACGGGGCCCACGAGCACCCGACGACGGGGATCTTCGAGGGGGAGCCGCGGCAGTGCCCAGGGTTTACATTCCGCAAGTCGATCCTGATCGGGCGCACCGATCTGGGGCCGCGGGAGGTGCGGGCGCTCATGGAGGAGATGGCCGCGGAGTACACCGGCGACACCTACAACCTCGTCTCCAAGAACTGCAACCACTTCTGCGACGAGGCCTGCCTCCGCCTCACCGGCAAGCCCATCCCCAAGTGGGTCAACCGCCTCGCCAAAATCG GTGGCGTCGGTGAGGCAACGAGCGACGGACGAGGGGAAGAGCGGCTCCCGAGGCGGCGGCGTCGAGAACGAGAGGAGGACGCTGAGGAGCAATTCCACCACCAACTCATTCGCCACCTCCGCCGCTTCTTCTTCCGACGACCCTCCCACTAG
- the LOC135677605 gene encoding transcription termination factor MTERF15, mitochondrial-like, with protein MKKSPASSLFSKTLYFIYRPRPADALLSSSSSYSVAATGSGALQPSFMAEYLVTSCGFSPEKATKASNLLGGIASRRQPDSVLGFLKSHGFDDTHVKELLSGNPRWLLLDVETNLAAKFRTLQELGFSQSDITHLVVANPAAINFRVPTVVHKIRFWQGLMGSKDVLVKLFKHHRWLLEYSIEKRIQPNIDMLRSCGFTDQKLRTILRYQPMLVTQRAETLRALISRVEGFGVARTSGRFHWTLWKLSNVSVERFNAQKKLFRAFGWSEADFLDAFRKTPGFLTGSLKNLKMKMEFLVNEAGYAPSYIALRPVLLTYSLEKRLIPRYQLMAAVKSRGLCAGHPKLLTYILCPEKKFLERYVIIYKKQFPELIELYSARK; from the coding sequence ATGAAAAAGTCACCGGCATCCTCTCTCTTCTCCAAAACCCTCTACTTCATCTATCGCCCTCGTCCCGCCGATGCTCtactttcctcctcctcctcttactcCGTCGCCGCTACCGGAAGCGGAGCTCTTCAGCCCAGCTTCATGGCCGAATACCTCGTCACGTCATGTGGCTTCTCCCCGGAGAAGGCGACCAAGGCCTCGAATCTCCTCGGCGGCATCGCGTCCCGCCGGCAGCCCGACTCCGTCCTTGGCTTTCTCAAAAGCCACGGTTTTGACGACACCCATGTGAAAGAGCTCTTGTCTGGGAACCCCCGGTGGCTTCTCCTCGACGTGGAGACGAACCTGGCCGCCAAGTTCCGAACTCTCCAGGAGTTAGGCTTCTCACAGTCCGACATCACCCACCTCGTCGTGGCCAATCCCGCCGCAATCAACTTTCGCGTCCCCACCGTGGTGCACAAGATCCGGTTTTGGCAGGGACTCATGGGATCCAAAGACGTCCTCGTAAAGCTTTTTAAGCACCACCGGTGGCTTCTCGAGTATAGCATCGAGAAGAGGATCCAGCCAAACATCGATATGCTACGGAGCTGTGGTTTCACGGATCAAAAGCTTAGAACGATCCTGAGGTACCAGCCCATGTTGGTAACCCAGAGGGCGGAAACCTTGAGGGCCTTGATCAGTCGTGTCGAGGGATTCGGAGTAGCCCGCACCTCGGGGAGGTTCCACTGGACTCTGTGGAAGCTCTCCAATGTTAGCGTGGAGAGATTCAATGCGCAAAAGAAGCTATTCAGGGCCTTCGGGTGGTCAGAGGCCGACTTCCTCGACGCATTCAGAAAGACTCCTGGTTTCTTGACAGGTTCCCTGAAGAATCTGAAGATGAAAATGGAATTCTTGGTGAATGAGGCTGGATATGCTCCGTCTTATATCGCCCTCCGGCCTgtgcttttgacatatagtttagaGAAAAGGTTGATCCCAAGATATCAGCTCATGGCAGCCGTGAAGTCCAGGGGGCTGTGCGCTGGTCATCCCAAATTGCTCACATATATCCTGTGTCCAGAGAAGAAGTTCTTGGAAAGGTATGTCATCATCTACAAGAAGCAGTTTCCGGAGCTCATTGAATTGTACAGTGCGAGAAAATAG